The proteins below come from a single Prolixibacter sp. NT017 genomic window:
- a CDS encoding IS3 family transposase gives MYPLVSKSVLCELFGFSRQAWYDSKKRHSVKQMQEVFILKQVKILRREHPRMGAEKLLLLLASTLQEHNIKYGRDKFFNLLGEHGLLVRRRKRGPKTTNSNHFYRKYPNLIRDIELVSSGRLWVSDITYLRTEKGFVYLSLVTDAYSKKIVGWSLWPDLTSEGALNALRMAVAGEGVKPNLIHHSDRGIQYCCNDYVNYLQGAKIGISMTENGDPYENAVAERVNGILKGEYSLQDTFADYHAALEAVKIAVYKYNHKRPHRSVDMMFPTDAHKQTGTLKKHWKKRSYPLKRESGDT, from the coding sequence ATGTACCCGTTGGTATCCAAATCGGTACTGTGTGAACTGTTTGGGTTTAGCCGCCAGGCCTGGTACGATAGCAAAAAGCGTCACTCAGTAAAACAAATGCAGGAGGTGTTCATTTTAAAGCAGGTGAAAATACTTCGCCGCGAACATCCCCGCATGGGAGCAGAGAAACTCCTTTTGTTACTGGCTTCCACACTACAGGAACACAATATCAAATACGGAAGAGACAAGTTTTTCAACCTGCTCGGGGAGCACGGTTTGTTGGTGCGGCGCCGTAAGCGGGGTCCGAAAACCACTAATTCGAACCATTTTTACCGTAAGTATCCCAATCTAATCCGGGATATCGAACTGGTCAGTTCAGGCAGACTCTGGGTCAGTGATATTACCTACCTGCGAACTGAAAAAGGGTTTGTCTACCTGTCCCTGGTAACTGATGCCTATTCGAAGAAAATTGTCGGATGGAGCCTCTGGCCCGACCTGACCAGTGAAGGGGCCTTAAATGCCCTAAGAATGGCCGTTGCCGGCGAAGGTGTAAAGCCGAACCTGATTCATCACTCCGACAGGGGGATTCAGTATTGCTGCAATGATTATGTGAACTACCTGCAGGGAGCTAAAATCGGCATATCAATGACCGAAAACGGAGACCCTTATGAAAATGCGGTAGCCGAACGTGTCAACGGTATTTTAAAGGGAGAGTACAGCTTACAGGATACCTTTGCCGATTATCACGCAGCCCTGGAAGCGGTAAAAATCGCTGTATACAAATACAATCATAAACGGCCGCATCGTAGTGTGGACATGATGTTCCCCACTGATGCACATAAGCAAACCGGAACATTAAAGAAACACTGGAAAAAGCGTTCCTATCCGTTGAAGCGTGAATCAGGTGATACATAA
- a CDS encoding (4Fe-4S)-binding protein: MVWKPGRCIHSGVCVKTLPKVYHPGERPWVTIDKATTAELKDQIAQCPSGALSYYLNSTREE; the protein is encoded by the coding sequence ATCGTTTGGAAACCCGGACGATGCATTCACTCGGGCGTATGCGTAAAGACCCTGCCCAAAGTCTACCATCCCGGAGAGCGGCCCTGGGTAACCATCGACAAAGCCACCACCGCTGAGCTCAAAGACCAGATAGCTCAATGTCCCTCCGGAGCATTAAGCTATTACCTGAACAGCACACGGGAAGAATAA